GGAATTGAACCTGCCGGTTGTCACCTCGAACCAAGCCTCTCTTTGGGCGGCACTCCGAAGGATGAAGATCGATGTCACCTCAACGGGGGTAGGCCGCCTGTTCAAGGAGCGGCGGCCACAAGAAGCACCGGTATTCGAGTTGAGCAATGCCTAACCGCGCCGTCAGGATCGTCGAACCGCCAGCATGCTCGATCGATTCCGACGCGGATAGAGTGGCCGCGCTCGAAATCATCGAAGTGTCGAAACGATTTGGAGATAACTCGATCGTCGACAACTTGTCATTGACGGTCAAGCAGGGCGAATTTTTGACATTTTTGGGACCGTCAGGCTGCGGTAAATCAACGACCTTGCGCATGATCGCGGGGTTCGAGCAGCCGGACGCGGGATCAATCAAGATCGGCGGCCATGTGATGACGGGCGTTGCGCCTTATCGGCGTCCCGTCGGCTTGGTCTTCCAAGGTTTGGCGCTATTTCCGCACCTTACTGTCGAGGAGAACATCGCCTTCGGGCTGGCGGTGAAAAAGGTCAAACGCGACGAAATCGTAGCAAGAGTACGCGAGGCGCTCGCGTTGGTGGATCTGAGCGAGCTCGGACGACGTCGGATACAACAGATATCGGGCGGTCAACGTCAACGCGTGGCCCTGGCGCGCGCGCTGGTCACTGGCCCGTCCGTTCTCCTGCTGGATGAGCCCTTCGGTGCACTGGACTTCAAGCTGCGCCGCCAGATGCAGATCGAATTGAAGCGTATCCAGCACCAAGTCGGCACAACATTCGTATTCGTGACTCATGATCAGGAAGAGGCGATGATCCTGTCGGATCGGATAGCCGTTTTCAATCATGGAAAGCTCGAACAATTGGGCAGCGCGCGTG
This is a stretch of genomic DNA from Bradyrhizobium sp. CCBAU 53338. It encodes these proteins:
- a CDS encoding ABC transporter ATP-binding protein, with amino-acid sequence MPNRAVRIVEPPACSIDSDADRVAALEIIEVSKRFGDNSIVDNLSLTVKQGEFLTFLGPSGCGKSTTLRMIAGFEQPDAGSIKIGGHVMTGVAPYRRPVGLVFQGLALFPHLTVEENIAFGLAVKKVKRDEIVARVREALALVDLSELGRRRIQQISGGQRQRVALARALVTGPSVLLLDEPFGALDFKLRRQMQIELKRIQHQVGTTFVFVTHDQEEAMILSDRIAVFNHGKLEQLGSAREVYENPKNAFVGGFLGDINIFVGHVQSLEKNGASLHLSEVSADALIVATPEMKIGAEVAISIRPENVRVGREVWGNSCLMVGQIVANIYMGATVRQSVVVDDKVVVVDTTARHVQQQGLLPGTQVKLAWDLEDAIVFANKEVRK